The following are from one region of the Littorina saxatilis isolate snail1 linkage group LG2, US_GU_Lsax_2.0, whole genome shotgun sequence genome:
- the LOC138957048 gene encoding uncharacterized protein has product MPKESIGRKYVLGTSLETGLGEITKIVPLKNGTSFSYKGLCYTASMDRQVFYFKRRSSEIVEILADDKVLVAQFMNTASQDMVLNLPVPVHQWATSYWVYTPPVDTWADHADSVYISVISDPGTADHLEIVPSDGSTKLNTTLTSAYELTTVVLQHGTGLLREVKCTHPDCLPFSALLVHSKTGRVSSITLRNSIPNFVPNAQDADEVTAACSDDLTTSAATSQGDSSVPSTVNTEVSSNRNAFLSSTEAGATHTSEIDNTSQRSSDIITTTGDVITPRTTAAGSDVGNVSKGDPSSITTTSVNKQTSEREVMTSPNLANVSKVNDIGTTDANKPDSSSLSTGETKPSCCQCVHIVANNSLSPEEVEHLDKESKTEINVELLIDKKTLSKYIRTKQSAKDERKSSQAIGTTMGIVIFSSFFAFIFFSDLARLFSCLGECKRRFADKGRQKDRQSCQP; this is encoded by the exons ATGCCTAAGGAGAGTATAGGCCGCAAGTATGTGCTCGGCACCAGCCTAGAAACAGGCCTTGGGGAAATCACCAAGATCGTCCCCCTCAAGAACGGGACTAGCTTCTCCTACAAAGGTCTGTGCTACACAGCGTCGATGGACAGACAAGTGTTCTACTTCAAGCGGAGAAGCAGTGAGATTGTGGAAATCCTTGCCGACGACAAGGTATTAGTAGCTCAGTTCATGAACACAGCATCTCAAGATATGGTCTTGAACCTGCCTGTGCCTGTGCACCAGTGGGCGACAAGCTACTGGGTGTACACGCCTCCTGTTGATACATGGGCTGATCATGCTGACAGCGTGTACATCAGTGTCATCTCAGATCCTGGGACTGCGGACCACCTCGAGATTGTGCCGAGTGATGGC AGTACAAAGCTCAACACAACGCTGACCTCGGCCTACGAACTCACAACAGTGGTACTGCAGCACGGGACCGGGCTTCTCCGAGAAGTGAAGTGCACGCATCCCGATTGTCTCCCCTTTTCCGCTCTCCTCGTTCACAGTAAAACAGGGCGGGTATCTTCGATTACGCTCCGAAACTCCATTCCTAACTTTGTACCGAATGCACAG GACGCGGACGAAGTGACAGCCGCTTGTTCTGACGATCTTACGACATCGGCAGCAACCTCGCAAGGAGATTCTTCTGTACCTAGTACTGTCAATACAGAGGTTTCTTCAAATCGCAACGCATTCCTGTCTTCTACTGAAGCTGGGGCTACCCACACAAGTGAAATCGACAACACTTCGCAGAGGTCATCTGACATTATCACCACAACGGGTGACGTCATTACTCCGCGTACCACAGCAGCCGGAAGTGATGTAGGCAATGTGTCCAAAGGAGATCCCTCCTCGATTACCACCACTTCTGTGAATAAGCAGACCAGTGAAAGAGAGGTTATGACGTCTCCAAATCTGGCTAACGTCTCTAAAGTTAATGATATTGGAACCACGGACGCTAATAAACCCgattcctcctctctctctacagGAGAAACAAAACCCTCTTGTTGTCAATGTGTTCACATCGTGGCAAACAACTCGTTGTCTCCAGAAGAAGTGGAACACCTGGACaaagaatcaaagacagagatcAACGTTGAACTGTTGATAGACAAAAAGACTCTGTCAAAGTACATCCGCACAAAACAGTCTGCTAAGGACGAAAGAAAATCGAGCCAAGCCATCGGAACTACCATGGGAATTGTCATTTTTTCGTCCTTCTTTGCTTTTATCTTTTTCTCCGATCTGGCCAGGCTCTTCAGCTGTCTTGGTGAATGTAAGCGTCGTTTTGCAGACAAAGGGAGACAAAAGGATCGACAGAGTTGTCAGCCTTGA